A single window of Nocardioides kongjuensis DNA harbors:
- the carA gene encoding glutamine-hydrolyzing carbamoyl-phosphate synthase small subunit, which produces MSTPALLVLEDGRTFHGEAYGAEGETFGEAVFNTGMTGYQETLTDPSYHRQVVVMTAPHIGNTGVNDEDPESKRIWVAGYVVREPARIPSNWRSRRSLDDELKAQGVVGISGIDTRALTRHLRERGAMRVGISTVETDPAKLLEKVKTSAEMSGANLSEAVSTSEAYVVPAQGEKRFTVAALDLGIKDMTPQRMSERGIEVHVLPATASIDDVLAVGEDGPDGLFFSNGPGDPAATTGQVELLRQALAQDLPYFGICFGNQLFGRALGFGTYKLKYGHRGINQPVMDLTTRKVEVTAHNHGFAVDAPLDAPTETPYGTATVSHVCLNDDVVEGLELRTPEGKLKSFSVQYHPEAAAGPHDAAYLFDRFTTLLEENA; this is translated from the coding sequence ATGAGCACCCCCGCACTGCTCGTCCTCGAGGACGGCCGCACGTTCCACGGCGAGGCCTACGGCGCCGAGGGCGAGACCTTCGGCGAGGCCGTCTTCAACACCGGGATGACCGGCTACCAGGAGACGCTGACCGACCCGTCGTACCACCGCCAGGTCGTCGTGATGACGGCTCCCCACATCGGCAACACCGGCGTCAACGACGAGGACCCGGAGTCGAAGCGGATCTGGGTCGCCGGGTACGTCGTCCGCGAGCCCGCCCGGATCCCCAGCAACTGGCGCTCGCGCCGCTCGCTCGACGACGAGCTCAAGGCGCAGGGCGTCGTCGGCATCTCCGGCATCGACACCCGCGCGCTCACCCGCCACCTGCGCGAGCGCGGCGCGATGCGGGTCGGCATCTCCACCGTCGAGACCGACCCGGCGAAGCTGCTGGAGAAGGTCAAGACCTCCGCCGAGATGTCCGGCGCCAACCTGTCCGAGGCCGTCTCCACCAGCGAGGCGTACGTCGTCCCGGCCCAGGGCGAGAAGCGGTTCACCGTGGCCGCCCTCGACCTCGGCATCAAGGACATGACGCCGCAGCGGATGAGCGAGCGCGGCATCGAGGTCCACGTCCTGCCCGCCACGGCGAGCATCGACGACGTCCTCGCCGTCGGCGAGGACGGCCCCGACGGCCTGTTCTTCTCCAACGGCCCGGGCGACCCGGCCGCGACGACGGGCCAGGTCGAGCTGCTCCGGCAGGCCCTCGCGCAGGACCTGCCCTACTTCGGCATCTGCTTCGGCAACCAGCTCTTCGGACGTGCGCTCGGCTTCGGCACCTACAAGCTGAAGTACGGCCACCGCGGCATCAACCAGCCGGTGATGGACCTGACCACCCGCAAGGTCGAGGTCACCGCGCACAACCACGGGTTCGCGGTCGACGCCCCGCTCGACGCGCCCACCGAGACGCCGTACGGCACCGCCACGGTCAGCCACGTGTGCCTCAACGACGACGTCGTCGAAGGCCTCGAGCTGCGCACCCCGGAGGGGAAGCTGAAGAGCTTCTCCGTCCAGTACCACCCGGAGGCCGCCGCCGGCCCGCACGACGCGGCGTACCTCTTCGACCGCTTCACCACGCTCCTGGAGGAGAACGCCTGA
- a CDS encoding CsbD family protein, giving the protein MGLDDKLDNAFEEKKGETKEAVGKATDDEDLEAEGKVDKAKGSIKQAGEKVKDAFK; this is encoded by the coding sequence ATGGGTCTCGACGACAAGCTGGACAACGCGTTCGAGGAGAAGAAGGGCGAGACCAAGGAGGCGGTGGGCAAGGCCACCGACGACGAGGACCTCGAGGCCGAGGGCAAGGTCGACAAGGCCAAGGGCAGCATCAAGCAGGCCGGCGAGAAGGTGAAGGACGCCTTCAAGTAG
- the nusB gene encoding transcription antitermination factor NusB, whose amino-acid sequence MGARTKARKRALDVLYAADLRGETGVEALERVIAEGEPPANPYTAVLVRGVSERRERIDEVLQEFSTDWSLARMPAVDRNVLRIGVWELLWADDVPDTVAVTEAMGLVRELSTDESPSFVNGVLGAIQRKKATLV is encoded by the coding sequence GTGGGAGCCCGGACCAAGGCCCGCAAGCGCGCCCTCGACGTCCTGTACGCCGCCGACCTGCGCGGTGAGACGGGCGTCGAGGCGCTCGAGCGGGTCATCGCCGAGGGCGAGCCCCCGGCGAACCCCTACACCGCCGTGCTCGTGCGCGGCGTCTCCGAGCGCCGCGAGCGGATCGACGAGGTGCTGCAGGAGTTCTCCACCGACTGGAGCCTGGCCCGGATGCCCGCGGTCGACCGCAACGTGCTCCGCATCGGCGTCTGGGAGCTGCTCTGGGCCGACGACGTGCCCGACACCGTCGCCGTGACCGAGGCCATGGGCCTGGTCCGCGAGTTGTCGACCGACGAGTCGCCGTCGTTCGTCAACGGCGTCCTCGGTGCGATCCAGCGCAAGAAGGCCACGCTCGTCTGA
- the pyrR gene encoding bifunctional pyr operon transcriptional regulator/uracil phosphoribosyltransferase PyrR — translation MPAQQNPKAHDGTDAGRVVLDAGDISRALIRISHEILERNKGAEDLLLLGLHTRGVPLARRLADNIAQVEGTTVATGELDVTMYRDDLRSNPTRAPHRTQVPAGGIDGKTVVLVDDVLYSGRTIRAALDALSDLGRPAVVRLAVLVDRGHRELPIRADHVGKNLPTARSERVSLRLVETDGEDEVRIQ, via the coding sequence TTGCCTGCACAGCAGAACCCGAAGGCACACGATGGCACCGACGCGGGTCGCGTCGTCCTCGACGCCGGCGACATCAGCCGGGCGTTGATCCGCATTTCCCACGAGATCCTCGAGCGCAACAAGGGCGCCGAGGATCTTCTTCTTCTCGGGCTCCACACCCGCGGCGTCCCGCTGGCCCGTCGTCTGGCCGACAACATCGCCCAGGTCGAGGGTACGACGGTCGCCACCGGCGAGCTCGACGTCACGATGTACCGCGACGACCTGCGGTCGAACCCGACCCGCGCGCCGCACCGCACCCAGGTGCCGGCCGGCGGGATCGACGGCAAGACGGTCGTCCTGGTCGACGACGTCCTCTACTCCGGGCGCACCATCCGGGCCGCGCTCGACGCGCTCTCGGACCTGGGCCGGCCGGCGGTCGTGCGACTGGCGGTGCTGGTCGACCGGGGCCACCGGGAGCTCCCGATCCGTGCCGACCACGTCGGCAAGAACCTGCCGACCGCCCGCAGCGAGCGCGTCAGCCTGCGGCTGGTCGAGACCGACGGCGAGGACGAGGTGCGCATCCAGTGA
- the aroB gene encoding 3-dehydroquinate synthase yields MTEHTATPTVIPVTAAAPYDVVVGHGVLDRLRGLLPAGVQRVAIITPESLEDLLEPFADLLEGLDVIVLQVPDGEEAKNWEVAAACWESLGEEGFTRSDAVVTLGGGATTDLGGFVAATWLRGVAVVHVPTTVLAMVDAAVGGKTGINTPAGKNLVGSFHEPVGVLCDLALLETLPRAELVAGLGEVVKCGFIADPRILELVEQTAPEELTAGSPVLRELVERAIRVKAEVVAGDLKETGGRDGHPGREVLNYGHTLAHAIEKATDYSIRHGEAVALGCVFVAELAARAGALAPEVVDRHRAAFGRVGLPTSWSGADFDTLLATMRVDKKARGNQLRFVVLEDLARPVVLAGPSEDDLRASYAALSGLQGS; encoded by the coding sequence ATGACCGAGCACACCGCCACCCCCACCGTCATCCCGGTGACCGCCGCGGCGCCGTACGACGTCGTGGTCGGGCACGGCGTCCTCGACCGGCTGCGCGGACTCCTGCCCGCCGGCGTCCAGCGGGTCGCGATCATCACCCCCGAGTCGCTCGAGGACCTGCTCGAGCCGTTCGCCGACCTGCTCGAGGGGCTCGACGTCATCGTGCTGCAGGTGCCCGACGGCGAGGAGGCGAAGAACTGGGAGGTCGCCGCGGCCTGCTGGGAGTCGCTCGGCGAGGAGGGCTTCACCCGCTCCGACGCCGTCGTCACCCTCGGCGGCGGTGCGACCACCGACCTCGGCGGCTTCGTCGCCGCCACCTGGTTGCGCGGGGTCGCGGTCGTCCACGTCCCGACCACCGTGCTCGCGATGGTCGACGCCGCGGTCGGCGGCAAGACCGGCATCAACACCCCCGCCGGCAAGAACCTCGTCGGCTCCTTCCACGAACCCGTCGGCGTGCTGTGCGACCTCGCGCTGCTCGAGACCCTCCCGCGCGCCGAGCTGGTCGCGGGTCTCGGCGAGGTCGTCAAGTGCGGCTTCATCGCCGACCCGCGGATCCTCGAGCTGGTCGAGCAGACCGCGCCCGAGGAGCTCACGGCCGGATCGCCGGTGCTGCGCGAGCTGGTCGAGCGGGCCATCCGGGTCAAGGCCGAGGTCGTCGCCGGCGACCTCAAGGAGACCGGGGGCCGCGACGGCCATCCCGGCCGCGAGGTCCTCAACTACGGCCACACCCTGGCCCACGCCATCGAGAAGGCGACCGACTACTCGATCCGGCACGGCGAGGCGGTCGCGCTGGGCTGCGTGTTCGTCGCCGAGCTCGCCGCCCGCGCCGGTGCGCTCGCGCCGGAGGTCGTCGACCGGCACCGCGCCGCGTTCGGCCGCGTCGGCCTGCCGACCTCGTGGAGCGGTGCCGACTTCGACACCCTGCTCGCCACCATGCGGGTCGACAAGAAGGCCCGGGGCAACCAGCTGCGCTTCGTCGTCCTCGAGGACCTCGCACGCCCCGTCGTCCTCGCCGGGCCGTCGGAGGACGACCTGCGAGCGTCGTACGCCGCCCTGTCGGGTCTGCAAGGATCCTGA
- a CDS encoding type II 3-dehydroquinate dehydratase — MGKQEVYVLNGPNLKRLGRRQPEIYGSTTHSDLARLLSGWGKDYGLDVRFQQTNHEGEMLDWLNDAADWSWPVVLNAGAWTHYSYALYDACAQLTAPLVEVHISAPSKRPEEFRHTSVITPHAAKVIEGEGIDGYRQALEFIAAQGAH; from the coding sequence ATGGGCAAGCAAGAGGTCTACGTCCTCAACGGGCCGAACCTGAAGCGGCTGGGCCGCCGGCAACCGGAGATCTACGGCTCCACCACGCACTCCGACCTGGCGAGGCTGCTGAGCGGCTGGGGCAAGGACTACGGTCTCGACGTCCGCTTCCAGCAGACGAACCACGAGGGCGAGATGCTCGACTGGCTCAACGACGCGGCCGACTGGTCGTGGCCGGTGGTGCTCAACGCCGGTGCCTGGACCCACTACTCCTACGCGCTGTACGACGCCTGCGCGCAGCTGACCGCCCCGCTCGTCGAGGTCCACATCAGCGCGCCGTCCAAGCGACCCGAGGAGTTCCGGCACACCTCGGTCATCACCCCGCACGCCGCGAAGGTGATCGAGGGCGAGGGCATCGACGGCTATCGGCAGGCGCTCGAATTCATCGCAGCACAGGGCGCCCACTAG
- the efp gene encoding elongation factor P → MATTNDLKNGMVLNLEGQLWQVVEFQHVKPGKGPAFVRTKLKHVESGKNVDKTFNAGTKVETATVDRRSFQYLYNDGTNFVFMDVQDYDQIEVDPAIVGSAAGFLLENQEVILATNEGRVLFIEMPASVELVVSYTEPGVVGDSATGRTKPATLETGAEIQVPLFIEQGEKIKVDTREGGSYLSRVKG, encoded by the coding sequence ATGGCAACGACGAACGACCTCAAGAACGGCATGGTGCTGAACCTGGAGGGCCAGCTCTGGCAGGTGGTCGAGTTCCAGCACGTGAAGCCGGGCAAGGGCCCTGCGTTCGTCCGCACCAAGCTCAAGCACGTCGAGTCGGGCAAGAACGTCGACAAGACGTTCAACGCCGGCACCAAGGTCGAGACCGCCACGGTCGACCGCCGCTCGTTCCAGTACCTCTACAACGACGGCACCAACTTCGTCTTCATGGACGTGCAGGACTACGACCAGATCGAGGTCGACCCCGCGATCGTCGGCTCCGCCGCCGGCTTCCTCCTGGAGAACCAGGAGGTCATCCTGGCCACCAACGAGGGCCGCGTGCTCTTCATCGAGATGCCCGCCTCGGTCGAGCTCGTCGTCTCCTACACCGAGCCCGGCGTCGTCGGCGACTCGGCCACCGGCCGCACCAAGCCCGCCACGCTCGAGACCGGCGCCGAGATCCAGGTGCCTCTCTTCATCGAGCAGGGCGAGAAGATCAAGGTCGACACCCGCGAGGGCGGCTCGTACCTCTCGCGCGTGAAGGGCTGA
- a CDS encoding dihydrolipoyl dehydrogenase family protein, with product MTGQLEADVVVIGLGPGGEHLAASLARAGLSVVGVDRRLVGGECPYYGCIPSKMMIRAADALAEARRVAVLAGSSDVRPDWTVVADRIRDEATDDWDDKVAVERLENAGARFVRGHGRLAGPGRVVVTTDDGEVTVTARRGVVLNAGTEPAVPPIDGLAGTPYWTNRDAVQLRELPSSLVVLGGGAIGCELAQAFSRFGVEVTVVEAGERILGPEEPEASGVVAAALDAEGIVVRAGVGVSSVSHDGAFRIGLADGTTIGAQALLVAAGRRTNLADIGLDTVGLDPAVRSIDVDERMRVAGADGLWAIGDITGKGAFTHMSMYQANVAIRDLTGEDGPWADYRAVSRATFTDPEVGSVGLSEDQARRAGIRVGIGTAALPESSRGWLHKVGNDGLVKVVVDLDRDVLVGATAVGPAGGEIIGMLVTAVHAEVPLATLRGMHFAYPTFHRAIETALSAVS from the coding sequence ATGACAGGCCAGCTGGAAGCCGACGTCGTCGTCATCGGGCTCGGGCCCGGCGGTGAGCACCTCGCCGCCTCGTTGGCCCGGGCCGGGCTCTCGGTGGTCGGTGTCGACCGCCGCCTCGTGGGCGGCGAGTGCCCCTACTACGGATGCATCCCGTCGAAGATGATGATCCGCGCGGCCGACGCGCTCGCCGAGGCACGGCGGGTCGCGGTGCTGGCGGGTTCCAGCGACGTCCGGCCCGACTGGACCGTCGTCGCCGACCGGATCCGCGACGAGGCCACCGACGACTGGGACGACAAGGTCGCCGTCGAGCGACTGGAGAACGCGGGCGCGCGTTTCGTGCGCGGCCACGGCCGGCTCGCCGGACCCGGCCGCGTCGTGGTGACCACCGACGACGGCGAGGTCACGGTGACCGCGCGGCGTGGGGTGGTGCTGAACGCCGGCACCGAGCCCGCCGTACCGCCGATCGACGGGCTCGCCGGCACGCCGTACTGGACCAACCGGGACGCCGTGCAGCTGCGGGAGCTGCCCTCGAGCCTCGTGGTGCTCGGAGGGGGAGCGATCGGGTGCGAGCTGGCGCAGGCCTTCTCCCGGTTCGGGGTCGAGGTCACCGTGGTCGAGGCAGGGGAGCGGATCCTCGGGCCCGAGGAGCCGGAGGCCAGCGGCGTCGTGGCTGCGGCGCTCGACGCCGAGGGGATCGTGGTGCGCGCGGGTGTCGGCGTGAGCTCCGTGAGCCACGACGGAGCGTTCCGCATCGGCCTCGCCGACGGTACGACGATCGGCGCCCAGGCGCTGCTGGTGGCCGCGGGGCGGCGTACCAACCTCGCGGACATCGGCCTCGACACCGTCGGCCTCGACCCTGCCGTGCGCTCGATCGACGTCGACGAGCGGATGCGGGTCGCGGGCGCCGACGGGTTGTGGGCGATCGGCGACATCACGGGCAAGGGTGCCTTCACGCACATGTCGATGTACCAGGCGAACGTCGCGATCCGGGACCTCACCGGTGAGGACGGGCCGTGGGCCGACTACCGTGCCGTCTCGCGCGCCACCTTCACCGACCCCGAGGTCGGCTCGGTGGGACTGAGCGAGGACCAGGCGAGGCGTGCGGGGATCCGGGTCGGCATCGGTACGGCGGCGCTGCCGGAGTCCAGCCGCGGCTGGCTGCACAAGGTCGGCAACGACGGGCTGGTCAAGGTGGTCGTCGACCTCGACCGCGACGTGCTGGTCGGCGCCACCGCAGTGGGACCGGCGGGCGGCGAGATCATCGGCATGCTGGTGACCGCCGTCCACGCGGAGGTACCGCTCGCGACGCTGCGCGGGATGCACTTCGCGTACCCGACTTTCCACAGGGCGATCGAGACCGCGCTCTCCGCCGTGTCGTGA
- a CDS encoding dihydroorotase: MSILIKGATLPDGTTTDVLVQDGTIAELGALSTRADRTIDADGLRLLPGLVDLHTHLREPGREDAETVLTGSRAAAVGGYTAVLAMANTNPVTDTAEAAERVHDLGRAAGLVDVQPVGAVTKGLAGEELAELGLMARSRAKVRVFSDDGKCVHDPRVMRRALEYVKAFGGVVSQHSQDPSLAGPTACCHEGELSGQLGLPGWPGVAEEVIVARDVMLARHTGSRVHVAHVSTAGSVEVVRWAKAQGIDVTAEVTPHHLLLTTDLLTGYDPTFKVNPPLRPDEDVRALREALADGTIDAVATDHAPHARHDKEHAFVDAAFGMLGLETALPVVTTVMVESGLLDWAGVARVMSVNPARIASLDGEHGRPIAVGEPANLTLVDPTTKVVVDRAASVSLSRNNPWHDRKLTGRIVATLLRGTPTVLEGALA, from the coding sequence ATGAGCATCCTGATCAAGGGCGCCACCCTGCCCGACGGTACGACGACCGACGTCCTCGTCCAGGACGGCACCATCGCCGAGCTCGGCGCGCTCTCGACGAGGGCCGACCGGACGATCGACGCCGACGGGCTGCGCCTGCTGCCCGGCCTGGTCGACCTGCACACCCACCTGCGCGAGCCCGGCCGCGAGGACGCCGAAACGGTGCTCACCGGCTCGCGCGCCGCCGCGGTCGGCGGCTACACCGCCGTCCTCGCGATGGCCAACACCAACCCGGTCACCGACACCGCCGAGGCGGCCGAGCGGGTCCACGACCTCGGCCGCGCGGCCGGCCTGGTCGACGTGCAGCCGGTCGGTGCGGTCACCAAGGGCCTGGCGGGCGAGGAGCTCGCCGAGCTGGGCCTGATGGCCCGCAGCCGCGCGAAGGTCCGGGTCTTCTCCGACGACGGCAAGTGCGTCCACGACCCGCGCGTGATGCGCCGGGCGCTGGAGTACGTCAAGGCGTTCGGCGGTGTGGTCAGCCAGCACAGCCAGGACCCGTCGCTGGCGGGTCCCACGGCCTGCTGCCACGAGGGCGAGCTCTCCGGGCAGCTCGGCCTGCCCGGCTGGCCCGGCGTCGCCGAGGAGGTCATCGTCGCCCGCGACGTGATGCTGGCCCGCCACACCGGCAGCCGGGTCCACGTCGCCCACGTGTCCACCGCCGGCAGCGTCGAGGTGGTCCGCTGGGCCAAGGCGCAGGGCATCGACGTGACCGCCGAGGTCACGCCCCACCACCTGCTGCTCACCACCGACCTGCTCACGGGCTACGACCCGACGTTCAAGGTCAACCCGCCGCTGCGTCCCGACGAGGACGTGCGGGCGCTGCGCGAGGCGCTGGCCGACGGCACCATCGACGCCGTCGCCACCGACCACGCGCCGCACGCCCGCCACGACAAGGAGCACGCCTTCGTCGACGCGGCCTTCGGCATGCTCGGCCTCGAGACCGCGCTGCCGGTCGTCACAACGGTGATGGTCGAGTCCGGCCTGCTCGACTGGGCCGGCGTGGCCCGGGTGATGAGCGTCAACCCGGCCCGGATCGCGAGCCTCGACGGTGAGCACGGCCGGCCGATCGCCGTCGGCGAGCCCGCCAACCTCACCCTGGTCGACCCCACGACGAAGGTCGTCGTCGACCGCGCAGCCAGCGTCTCGCTGAGCCGCAACAACCCCTGGCACGACCGCAAGCTGACCGGTCGCATCGTCGCCACGCTGCTGCGTGGCACGCCGACCGTTCTGGAAGGAGCGCTCGCATGA
- a CDS encoding aspartate carbamoyltransferase catalytic subunit translates to MNKHLLSIDDVSAEDIQEIFTTAAEMHDVQHRQVKKLPALRGRTVINLFFEDSTRTRSSFEIAGKWLSADVINLSAKGSSASKGESLRDTVLTVTAMGIDGLVVRHMASGAAEQISRWIDVPVINAGDGTHEHPTQALLDGYTLTRKLGTLEGKHVAIVGDLTHSRVFRSNVKSLTKLGATVTAVAPPTLMPSGVGDWSKAAGFATSYDLDEVLPQADAVMMLRVQRERMSGGFFPTAREYTVGYGLTRDRLAVLKPGTPILHPGPMNRGLEISADAADALDSVVLDQVSAGVAVRMSVLYHLLAGEETS, encoded by the coding sequence GTGAACAAGCATCTGCTGAGCATCGACGACGTGAGCGCCGAGGACATCCAGGAGATCTTCACGACGGCGGCGGAGATGCACGACGTGCAGCACCGCCAGGTCAAGAAGCTCCCGGCGCTGCGCGGCCGCACGGTCATCAACCTGTTCTTCGAGGACTCCACCCGCACCCGGTCGAGCTTCGAGATCGCCGGCAAGTGGCTCTCCGCCGACGTGATCAACCTGTCCGCCAAGGGCAGCAGCGCCAGCAAGGGCGAGTCCCTGCGCGACACCGTGCTGACCGTGACGGCGATGGGCATCGACGGCCTGGTCGTGCGCCACATGGCCAGCGGCGCGGCCGAGCAGATCAGCCGCTGGATCGACGTACCGGTCATCAACGCCGGCGACGGCACCCACGAGCACCCCACGCAGGCGCTGCTCGACGGCTACACGCTGACCCGCAAGCTCGGCACCCTCGAGGGCAAGCACGTCGCGATCGTCGGCGACCTGACCCACAGCCGGGTGTTCCGATCCAACGTCAAGAGCCTCACCAAGCTGGGCGCCACGGTCACCGCCGTCGCCCCGCCGACGCTGATGCCCTCCGGCGTGGGCGACTGGTCGAAGGCGGCGGGCTTCGCCACCAGCTACGACCTCGACGAGGTGCTGCCGCAGGCCGACGCCGTGATGATGCTGCGCGTCCAGCGCGAGCGGATGAGCGGCGGGTTCTTCCCGACCGCCCGTGAGTACACCGTCGGCTACGGCCTCACGCGCGACCGGCTGGCCGTGCTCAAGCCCGGTACGCCGATCCTGCACCCCGGCCCGATGAACCGCGGGCTGGAGATCTCCGCGGACGCCGCCGACGCCCTGGACTCGGTCGTGCTCGACCAGGTGTCCGCCGGTGTCGCCGTCCGCATGTCCGTGCTCTACCACCTGCTCGCCGGTGAGGAGACCTCATGA